The Polyodon spathula isolate WHYD16114869_AA chromosome 52, ASM1765450v1, whole genome shotgun sequence genome window below encodes:
- the LOC121307061 gene encoding roquin-2-like isoform X1, translating into MPVQAAQWTEFLSCPICYNEFDESKHKPISLGCSHTVCKTCLNKLQRKACPFDQTVLNTDIDALPVNFALLQLVGAQVPDQQTVHLSNVAESKHYEAAKKCVEELALYLKPLSGGKGVASLSQSALSRPMQRKLVTLVTCQLVEEEGRLRALRAARSLGERTVTELILQHQSPQQLSANLWAAVRARGCQFLGPAMQEDALKLVLLALEDGSALSRKVLVLFVVQKLEARFPQASKTSIGHVVQLLYRASCFKVTKRDEDSSLMQLKEEFRTYEALRREHDAQIVHIAMEAGLRISPEQWSSLLYGDLAHKSHMQSIIDKLQSPESFAKSVQELTIVLQRTGDPANLNRLSPHLELLANIDHNPDAAPPTWEQLEDVMAAVKTVVHGLVDFIQNFSKKGHETPQPQPNSKYKTSMCRDLRQQGGCPRGANCTFAHAQEELEKYRMRNKKISASVRPFPVSQVLLGNVGVNSTTATTVSGSTESMGEMIHSTNGVHRESSEPQLIPRGADSPLDELKKLARGGSSGLTAPCCLAESPPESKMLSPCKTPVNPGTATSTVPPSREASMNSVHSNPGQFVSRVSLCPRQQSDVYYLNPQTAVSNNAPPSQTKNYYAPPPPPPSVSVSTRFVRSSNVPESSLPPPSVPYTDQYPSFPPRGRMTSSPCPPPPPQQYSYPAVHSGMYAPVYDSRRMWRPQMYHRDDVRSSSLPPMDVVHSSIYQPPLRERYSSLDGYYSVAGQAASEQRAVPLQRDSCNRMAVGYDELFRRKPDQWTQCHSQKPPLVSPALPLTAQSPSPSSPHFNVDFSTEFSSDFVGSKYKEDNRLSHYSPWSCGTIGTCIHAVDSEPKDVVANSSVELTDHNSGDIKRRTHLFEPQRRLRDEDPIIPFGEGPIISKWGAISRSSRTGYHTTDPIQATASQGSTTKPINFRDYGPYINHSDSRWSSYESDSSAPSNYMKRDQLRVSGLTAKDSCNRDHLSTELQQAASNSLLLQKEANALATQQKWASLEDELSFSLIGSKIALRNTETGFTEDSVDSKPDRDIELELSALDADEPDAQDEEIEEALSHQLCISSHNDKRSNGTVAGNGHQTIQQDRVTSDKVGNHILKQIAINKKQRVIQPMTWCFSKAMTPAGGVSSSASVTSALSISKLVLKTATQGDLTKPATNGEMLLNGS; encoded by the exons gagtTGCGAGCCTGAGTCAGAGCGCGCTGAGTCGGCCGATGCAGAGGAAGCTGGTGACGCTGGTGACCTGTCAGCTGGTGGAGGAGGAGGGCCGATTGCGAGCGCTGAGAGCCGCAAGGTCGCTGGGGGAGAGGACTGTCACCGAGCTCATCCTGCAGCACCAGAGCCCTCAGCAGCTCTCTGCAAACCTGTGGGCCGCTGTCCGGGCTCGGGGCTGCCAGTTCCTGGGGCCAG CTATGCAGGAAGATGCACTGAAGCTGGTTCTCCTTGCATTGGAAGATGGCTCGGCCCTTTCCAGGAAAGTGTTGGTCCTCTTTGTTGTTCAGAAGCTGGAGGCTCGATTCCCTCAGGCATCCAAAACCAGCATCGGCCACGTTGTGCAGCTTCTCTACCGTGCTTCCTGCTTTAAG GTCACCAAAAGGGATGAAGACTCTTCTTTGATGCAGCTAAAAGAGGAGTTTCGGACTTACGAGGCTTTGCGCAGGGAGCACGATGCACAGATAGTTCACATTGCCATGGAAGCTGGGCTTCGCATCTCTCCTGAACAGTGGTCTTCCCTTCTGTATGGTGATCTGGCACACAAGTCACATATGCAGTCTATTATTGATAAA CTCCAGTCACCAGAATCTTTTGCAAAGAGTGTTCAGGAACTGACAATAGTCCTGCAGCGGACAGGAGATCCAGCTAACTTAAACCGACTAAGCCCTCACCTGGAACTTTTAGCTAACATTGACCATAACCCAG ATGCTGCACCCCCAACTTGGGAACAGCTGGAAGATGTCATGGCGGCTGTGAAGACAGTCGTTCATGGACTTGTGGATTTCATCCAGAACTTCAGCAAAAAGGGTCATGAAACACCCCAG ccacaaccaaacagcaaatacaaaaccaGTATGTGTCGAGACCTGAGGCAGCAAGGAGGCTGTCCACGTGGAGCCAACTGTACGTTTGCCCACGCCCAGGAGGAGCTGGAGAA ATACCGAATGAGGAATAAAAAGATCAGTGCGTCTGTCAGGCCCTTTCCTGTGTCTCAGGTTCTCCTCGGTAATGTTGGAGTGAACAGCACCACAGCAACTACTGTGTCTGGAAGTACAGAAAGCATGGGGGAAATGATCCACAGTACCAATGGGGTTCACAGAGAAAGCAGCGAGCCTCAGCTTATTCCACGAGGGGCTGACTCTCCACTTGACGAGCTGAAGAAACTTGCCAGGGGAGGCTCCAGCGGCCTGACTGCTCCCTGCTGTCTTGCAGAATCCCCTCCTGAAAG taaGATGCTCTCACCTTGTAAGACTCCTGTAAACCCTGGCACAGCTACCTCAACTGTTCCTCCCTCTCGTGAAGCCAGTATGAATTCAGTACATTCTAACCCTGGCCAGTTTGTGTCCCGGGTATCTTTGTGCCCCCGTCAGCAATCTGATGTGTATTACCTCAACCCGCAGACAGCGGTGTCCAACAATGCACCACCATCCCAAACAA AGAACTACTatgctcctccacctcctcccccTAGTGTTTCAGTTTCTACGCGTTTTGTCCGTTCCAGCAATGTTCCTGAATCATCTCTCCCTCCCCCATCAGTGCCCTACACAGACCAGTACCCATCGTTTCCACCGCGGGGGAGAATGACGTCTTCTCCCTGCCCCCCGCCTCCCCCTCAGCAGTATAGCTACCCTGCAGTGCACTCTGGGATGTACGCTCCCGTGTACGACAGCCGGCGCATGTGGAGGCCTCAGATGTACCACCGCGACGACGTTCGAAGCAGCTCTTTACCCCCCATGGATGTGGTGCACTCGTCAATCTACCAGCCTCCTCTCAGAGAGAGATACAGCTCTCTCGATGGATACTACTCTGTGGCTGGCCAGGCAGCAAGTGAGCAGAGAGCCGTGCCTTTGCAAAGG gACTCATGCAACCGAATGGCTGTTGGTTACGATGAGCTGTTCAGGAGGAAACCAGACCAGTGGACCCAGTGCCACAGTCAGAAGCCTCCACTTGTCTCTCCAGCCCTCCCTCTCACCGCACAGTCCCCCTCACCTTCCTCCCCGCACTTCAATGTGGACTTCAGCACTGAG ttttctaGTGACTTTGTGGGCTCTAAATATAAGGAGGATAACCGTCTGTCCCACTATTCTCCCTGGTCCTGTGGCACTATCGGCACATGCATTCATGCTGTCGATTCCGAACCAAAAGATGTTGTGGCCAATTCCAGTGTGGAATTAACA GATCACAACAGCGGTGACATCAAAAGACGAACGCACCTGTTTGAACCTCAGAGAAGGCTGAGAGATGAGGATCCTATAATTCCTTTTGGTGAAGGCCCCATCATCTCCAAGTGGGGTGCAATTTCCAGGTCTTCCCGTACAGGCTATCACACCACTGACCCGATCCAAGCTACTGCTTCCCAAGGAAGTACCACAAAGCCAATCAATTTCAGAG ACTACGGCCCCTATATTAATCACAGTGATTCCAGGTGGAGCTCGTATGAATCGGATTCATCAGCTCCTTCTAATTATATGAAAAG GGATCAGCTACGAGTCTCGGGTCTTACTGCTAAGGATTCTTGTAACAGAGACCACTTAAGCACAGAGCTACAGCAG GCCGCCAGCAATTCTCTGTTACTTCAGAAAGAAGCCAATGCTTTAGCCACGCAGCAGAAGTGGGCATCACTGGAAGATGAGCTTTCCTTCAGCCTCATAGGCAGTAAAATAGCTCTCAGAAACACTGAG ACTGGCTTTACAGAAGATTCAGTGGACTCCAAGCCAGATAGAGACATTGAACTAGAGCTTTCAGCTCTTGATGCTGATGAACCCGATGCTCAAGATGAGGAAATAGAG GAGGCTCTTTCACACCAGCTGTGTATCAGTTCTCACAATGATAAACGTTCCAATGGAACTGTTGCTGGTAATGGACACCAGACGATTCAACAAGACAGAGTTACATCAGATAAAGTGGGGAATCATATACTGAAACAAATTGCAATCAA TAAAAAACAAAGAGTTATCCAACCCATGACCTGGTGTTTCAGCAAGGCGATGACCCCTGCAGGTGGAGTCAGCTCCTCGGCTTCAGTCACGTCTGCGCTCAGCATCAGCAAACTGGTcctgaaaacagcaacacaggGAGATCTGACTAAACCCGCCACCAATGGAGAGATGCTCCTTAATGGAAGCTGA